A stretch of Paludisphaera borealis DNA encodes these proteins:
- a CDS encoding PEP-CTERM sorting domain-containing protein → MIKLHRALMAGALFVLAAVPAQAATEVAGALSLVGFGDLTSNSLDLSVPNLSVTAAQTLVSKPGNGDFSVVPLSTDFGPNTVDVTNLSAFTLTNATYGKFTATSGTVVGTPTSGFINIYILGTFTPLFGGFGPSPASVQITITSSSLGGLSEAITINAPPTSIPEPASIAMAGIGLAAAGLVRVLRKRSV, encoded by the coding sequence GTGATTAAGTTGCATCGCGCCCTCATGGCGGGGGCTCTGTTCGTTCTCGCCGCGGTTCCTGCCCAGGCCGCCACGGAAGTTGCCGGCGCCCTCTCGCTGGTCGGCTTCGGCGACCTCACGTCGAACAGCTTGGATCTCTCCGTGCCCAACCTCTCCGTGACGGCCGCCCAGACGCTCGTCTCGAAGCCGGGCAACGGTGATTTCTCGGTGGTTCCGCTCTCGACCGACTTCGGTCCCAACACGGTCGACGTCACCAACCTGTCGGCCTTCACGCTTACGAACGCGACCTACGGGAAGTTCACCGCGACCAGCGGAACCGTCGTCGGCACTCCGACGAGCGGATTCATCAACATCTACATCCTCGGCACGTTCACCCCGCTCTTCGGCGGTTTTGGCCCCAGCCCGGCCAGCGTGCAGATCACCATCACGTCGTCGTCCCTCGGCGGCTTGAGCGAGGCCATCACCATCAACGCGCCGCCGACCTCGATTCCGGAACCCGCCTCGATCGCCATGGCCGGCATCGGCCTGGCCGCGGCCGGTCTCGTTCGGGTGCTCCGCAAGCGCTCCGTCTGA